A part of Streptomyces sp. NBC_01451 genomic DNA contains:
- a CDS encoding acyltransferase family protein: MTAADQTMAPPLPGPPPAPRSGSAEPAAAPAAETVKRRPVSRLKALDGLRLVAALMVCMYHFAGKNGQVAESWHQSPGVMFPTLSRFATYGSLGVQFFFVISGFVICMSSWGKTLGDFFRSRIARLYPAYWVAIVMVTAASFLMPVVVHHVRGDEFLVNLTMMQQPLGVPRVLGVCWTLWVELKFYVLFALFVVWKGVTYRRVVTFCILWTLAGAFARVADNPLISELTFRDHAPFFIGGLALYLIHRYGSDLLLWGIVGMSYLLGQRYSVTALWHPGAQGDFVRNPLVIQAIVLVAFASVAVVALGWTSWANWNWLTVAGALTYPFYLIHEHLGWFFIRVLHRGWGLDPYLTILATVASLLSLAWLMHRFVEKPFGSRLKRTMTLQSKKLGEKLKQA, from the coding sequence ATGACCGCGGCCGATCAGACCATGGCCCCCCCGCTACCGGGCCCGCCGCCGGCCCCGCGGTCCGGGAGTGCCGAACCGGCCGCCGCGCCCGCCGCCGAAACCGTGAAGCGCCGCCCGGTCAGCCGGCTGAAGGCGCTGGACGGACTGCGGCTGGTGGCCGCCCTGATGGTCTGCATGTACCACTTCGCCGGCAAGAACGGCCAGGTCGCCGAGTCCTGGCACCAGTCGCCCGGTGTGATGTTCCCGACCCTGTCCCGGTTCGCCACCTACGGCAGCCTCGGGGTGCAGTTCTTCTTCGTCATCAGTGGCTTCGTGATCTGCATGAGCAGCTGGGGCAAGACGCTGGGCGACTTCTTCCGCTCGCGCATCGCCCGTCTCTACCCGGCGTACTGGGTCGCGATCGTCATGGTCACCGCCGCCTCGTTCCTGATGCCGGTGGTCGTGCACCATGTGCGCGGCGACGAGTTCCTGGTCAACCTCACGATGATGCAGCAGCCGCTGGGCGTGCCGCGTGTCCTGGGCGTGTGCTGGACGCTGTGGGTGGAGCTCAAGTTCTACGTGCTGTTCGCGCTGTTCGTGGTCTGGAAGGGCGTCACCTACCGCCGGGTGGTGACGTTCTGCATCCTGTGGACGCTGGCCGGCGCCTTCGCCCGCGTCGCGGACAACCCGCTGATCTCGGAACTCACCTTCCGTGACCACGCCCCCTTCTTCATCGGCGGCCTGGCCCTCTACCTGATCCACCGCTACGGCAGCGACCTGCTCCTGTGGGGCATCGTCGGCATGTCGTACCTGCTGGGCCAGCGCTACTCGGTGACGGCGCTGTGGCACCCGGGCGCGCAGGGCGACTTCGTGCGCAACCCGCTGGTCATCCAGGCCATCGTGCTGGTCGCCTTCGCGTCCGTCGCGGTGGTGGCGCTGGGCTGGACGAGCTGGGCGAACTGGAACTGGCTGACGGTCGCGGGCGCGTTGACGTACCCCTTCTACCTGATCCACGAGCACCTGGGCTGGTTCTTCATCCGGGTCCTGCACCGCGGCTGGGGCCTCGACCCGTACCTGACGATCCTCGCGACGGTGGCGAGCCTGCTGTCGCTGGCCTGGCTGATGCACCGGTTCGTCGAGAAACCGTTCGGCTCCCGGCTGAAGCGGACGATGACGCTCCAGTCGAAGAAGCTGGGCGAGAAGCTGAAGCAGGCGTAG
- a CDS encoding glycosyltransferase family 2 protein, producing MVKLSVIVPFYNVQQYAPDTLKSLRANAREDFEFILVDDCSRDETPDILARAERELPGAVLVSHEKNGGLATARNTGIDKARGEYLTFLDGDDWLAPGYFPQLLESIEELGCDFVRTDHVQCTNRARAIHRVPHGRRGVVMSPRDAILPTDRTTSVDYAYAWAGIYHRRLVDRGILHFTDGLRTAEDRPWIWKLHREAESFAAVGLLGVFYRRGVASSLTQIGDVRQLDFIRAFDQVIEETARDPEADRLLPKAVRTYCAIMAHHLGAIERFEPAVARKLRSLSAAALKRMPQDVLAEAIDSMDAQRANRLRKVRRRPVSASAGTVSV from the coding sequence CCTGCGCGCCAACGCGCGCGAGGACTTCGAGTTCATCCTCGTCGACGACTGTTCTCGCGACGAGACTCCGGACATCCTCGCGCGCGCAGAGCGCGAGCTGCCGGGCGCCGTGCTGGTCAGCCACGAGAAGAACGGAGGCCTGGCCACCGCCCGCAACACCGGTATCGACAAAGCGCGTGGCGAATACCTCACGTTCCTCGACGGCGACGACTGGCTCGCGCCCGGCTATTTCCCTCAACTCCTCGAATCTATTGAGGAGTTGGGCTGCGATTTCGTTCGCACGGACCATGTCCAGTGCACCAACAGGGCACGCGCGATCCATCGGGTCCCGCACGGCCGGCGCGGGGTCGTGATGTCACCGCGGGACGCGATCCTGCCCACCGACCGCACCACCTCCGTCGACTACGCCTACGCCTGGGCGGGCATCTACCACCGCCGGCTCGTCGACCGCGGCATCCTGCACTTCACCGACGGGCTGCGTACGGCGGAGGACCGGCCGTGGATCTGGAAGCTGCACCGGGAGGCGGAGTCGTTCGCCGCGGTGGGGCTGCTCGGCGTCTTCTACCGGCGTGGGGTCGCCTCCTCGCTCACCCAAATCGGTGATGTTCGCCAACTCGACTTCATCAGGGCCTTCGACCAGGTCATCGAGGAGACGGCCCGGGACCCCGAGGCGGATAGGCTGCTGCCGAAAGCAGTGCGCACCTACTGCGCGATCATGGCTCATCATCTCGGAGCGATCGAGAGGTTCGAACCCGCCGTGGCCCGAAAACTGCGCTCCCTGAGCGCCGCCGCGCTGAAGCGGATGCCGCAGGACGTCCTCGCGGAGGCCATCGACTCGATGGACGCCCAGCGGGCCAACCGACTGCGGAAGGTGCGGCGCAGGCCCGTCTCCGCGTCCGCCGGGACGGTGTCCGTCTGA
- a CDS encoding polysialyltransferase family glycosyltransferase, which translates to MSGSKKTRTTQIFCASTLYGAATLAAALDAGLFGPADRRLLVITNNAANPEITPGLDAMSGFDRVSGRFDEVLSWNETIAPFHPSGWGPRADDVPLWERHLRLLWNLGDDNIQLVVESVQVNPALALCQLFTGAPVDVYADGLISYGPTRDKIDALVGTRIGRLLHLDLVPGLTPLLLTEFGVPAELVPSEAFLKVLGELAEAGDETVNWENLPQGRPALLLGQYLSALGILTPREEEELHLRMVRGAVKAGHLSLVFKPHPTAPTAWSRSLETEAKKLGAELTVLDRPVLAEVIFQRLRPALVVGCFSTGLFTAAGLYGIPVARVGTDTVLEKITPYQNSNRVPLTIVDLLLPDLADAKAVKKWAMPSEKQVGKNLAGLVKAIGFCMQPRIYPRLRPEAESYLSKHLTEQTWRYFKRRRLTSLALPGALPSQLSFIPRNATVRRIARRARALSRTVKR; encoded by the coding sequence ATGTCCGGCAGCAAAAAGACCCGCACCACGCAGATCTTCTGCGCGTCGACGCTGTACGGCGCCGCCACGCTGGCCGCCGCCCTCGACGCCGGGCTCTTCGGCCCCGCCGACCGAAGACTGCTGGTGATCACCAACAACGCGGCCAACCCCGAGATCACCCCCGGGCTCGACGCGATGTCCGGCTTCGACCGGGTGAGCGGGCGGTTCGACGAGGTCCTTTCCTGGAACGAGACGATCGCCCCGTTCCACCCCAGCGGCTGGGGCCCGCGCGCCGACGACGTCCCGCTGTGGGAGCGGCACCTGCGGCTGCTGTGGAACCTCGGGGACGACAACATCCAGCTGGTCGTCGAGTCCGTGCAGGTCAACCCGGCTCTCGCGCTGTGCCAGCTGTTCACCGGCGCTCCCGTCGACGTCTACGCGGACGGCCTCATAAGTTATGGCCCCACGCGCGACAAGATCGACGCGCTGGTCGGCACCCGCATCGGGCGCCTGCTGCACCTCGATCTCGTCCCGGGCCTCACCCCGCTGCTGCTCACCGAGTTCGGCGTGCCCGCCGAACTCGTGCCGTCCGAGGCGTTCCTGAAGGTGCTGGGCGAACTCGCCGAGGCCGGGGACGAGACGGTGAACTGGGAGAACCTCCCGCAGGGCCGGCCCGCGCTGCTCCTGGGCCAGTACCTCTCCGCGCTCGGCATCCTCACCCCGCGCGAGGAGGAGGAGCTGCATCTGCGCATGGTGCGCGGCGCCGTGAAGGCCGGACACCTCTCGCTCGTCTTCAAGCCGCACCCGACCGCGCCCACGGCCTGGTCGCGGTCCCTGGAGACGGAGGCGAAGAAGCTCGGCGCGGAACTCACCGTCCTGGACCGGCCCGTGCTCGCCGAGGTCATCTTCCAGCGGCTGCGTCCCGCGCTGGTCGTCGGCTGCTTCTCCACCGGCCTGTTCACGGCCGCCGGCCTCTACGGCATCCCGGTCGCCCGGGTCGGCACGGACACCGTGCTGGAGAAGATCACGCCGTACCAGAACAGCAACCGTGTGCCCCTGACCATCGTCGACCTGCTGCTGCCGGACCTCGCGGACGCCAAGGCCGTCAAGAAGTGGGCGATGCCGTCGGAGAAGCAGGTCGGCAAGAACCTGGCCGGGCTCGTCAAGGCGATCGGCTTCTGCATGCAGCCCCGGATCTATCCCCGGCTGCGCCCGGAGGCGGAGAGCTACCTCTCCAAGCACCTCACCGAGCAGACCTGGCGCTACTTCAAGCGCCGCCGTCTGACCTCGCTGGCACTGCCCGGCGCCCTGCCGTCCCAGCTGTCGTTCATCCCGCGCAACGCGACCGTGCGCCGGATCGCGCGCAGGGCGCGGGCGCTCAGCAGGACCGTCAAGCGGTGA
- a CDS encoding polysialyltransferase family glycosyltransferase — MIQIFFSATQYAAATVTAAIRAGLFGPREDHRRILVVSNTAAIPEVGTPLDRMAGFEKLRPEFDEVRSWNEFISPHHPAGWSPRAQDAIMWEKAVRLAWDLGDEPVEIACESIQANPSRAVAEIFADSPIHVYADGLMSYGPTRNRVPHGMSSRIARVLHLDLIPGLRPLLLAEYGVEPVPIPNEPIVGVLNEIGEQGADILAARIPAENPPTAVLLGQYLSAINLITQEEEEELHVRMLRAAAKAGHTAVLFKPHPSAPAAYSTSLQSAATELGVHLSVLNEPVLAETVFAFLKPQLVVGCFSTALMTAATFYGIPVARVGTETLLDRITPYENSNRIPLTIIDAALPDAERDLASSIGTPSDDPGLVERLSPLVKAVGYCMQSRKHPQLRDEVAAWLSTHLSENAHYFKRRRLTSLRLPGGSAVRAETLRRNPTVRKVVKRVRAARS, encoded by the coding sequence ATGATCCAGATCTTCTTCTCGGCGACGCAGTACGCCGCGGCGACCGTCACGGCCGCCATCCGCGCCGGCCTCTTCGGCCCGCGCGAGGACCACCGCCGCATCCTGGTCGTCAGCAACACGGCCGCCATTCCGGAGGTCGGCACCCCGCTCGACAGGATGGCCGGCTTCGAGAAGCTGCGGCCCGAGTTCGACGAGGTGCGCTCCTGGAACGAGTTCATCTCCCCGCACCACCCGGCCGGCTGGTCCCCCCGCGCGCAGGACGCCATCATGTGGGAGAAGGCCGTACGTCTGGCCTGGGACCTCGGTGACGAGCCCGTCGAGATCGCCTGCGAGTCGATCCAGGCGAACCCCTCCCGAGCGGTCGCCGAGATCTTCGCCGACAGCCCGATCCACGTGTACGCGGACGGCCTGATGAGCTACGGCCCCACCCGTAACCGCGTCCCGCACGGCATGAGCAGCCGCATCGCGCGTGTTCTGCACCTCGACCTCATACCGGGCCTTCGGCCCCTCCTCCTCGCCGAGTACGGCGTGGAGCCGGTGCCGATCCCCAACGAGCCGATCGTCGGCGTGCTCAACGAGATCGGGGAGCAGGGCGCCGACATCCTGGCCGCCCGCATCCCGGCCGAGAACCCCCCGACGGCCGTGCTCCTCGGCCAGTACCTGTCCGCCATCAACCTCATCACCCAGGAGGAAGAGGAGGAGCTGCACGTCCGGATGCTCCGGGCGGCGGCAAAGGCCGGTCACACGGCCGTCCTGTTCAAGCCGCACCCGAGCGCCCCGGCGGCGTACTCCACGTCCCTCCAGTCCGCCGCCACGGAACTCGGCGTGCACCTGAGCGTGCTGAACGAGCCGGTGCTCGCCGAGACGGTGTTCGCGTTCCTGAAGCCGCAGCTCGTCGTGGGCTGCTTCTCCACCGCGCTGATGACCGCCGCGACCTTCTACGGCATCCCGGTCGCCCGCGTCGGCACGGAGACGCTCCTCGACCGCATCACGCCGTACGAGAACAGCAACCGCATCCCGCTCACCATCATCGACGCGGCCCTGCCCGACGCCGAACGCGACCTCGCGTCCAGCATCGGCACACCGTCCGACGACCCCGGGCTCGTCGAGCGGCTGTCGCCGCTGGTGAAGGCGGTCGGGTACTGCATGCAGTCCCGCAAGCACCCGCAGCTGCGCGACGAGGTCGCCGCCTGGCTGTCGACTCACCTCTCGGAGAACGCCCACTACTTCAAGCGCCGCCGCCTGACCAGCCTCCGCCTCCCCGGCGGCAGCGCGGTCCGCGCGGAGACGCTGCGGCGCAACCCGACGGTCCGCAAGGTCGTGAAGAGGGTCAGGGCCGCACGGTCCTGA